The following nucleotide sequence is from Mycobacterium sp. 3519A.
GGCGGCCGCGACCGCGGGCAGGTCGCCCCCCAGCATCGCGGCTCGGCGCACGACGGGTGCGGCGATGCCGGCGGCCTTTGCGACGGCGTCGGCCATCACGCCGACGAGAGCGCCCTGGCGCAGTTCGCCGCCGAGCAGCCTGCGCAGGAAGGTCTGCTCGGATTCGGTGGCCGCGGCGAACAGTCCGGTGACCAGGCCGGCCCGACGGGCCTGCGAACCCTTGCCCGCGACCTGGCCGATCTCGCTGAACGCCGCATCGACCTGCAGCACGGTCAGCGTCGGCTGATCGGCCGCAGGCGGCAGCGAGCGCAACGCCGCCCAGCCGACCCCGATCTGGCGTTGCGGCAGCTCGCCGGACAACCAGGACACCACGACCGCGACCTGCTTGGGGTCCCCCTCGGCGCCCGCCACCCGCAGCAGGTCCGCGATGCGGGTGATTTTGGCCAGCCGTGCGGAGATCGCGCCAACTTCGGCCGACGCGGCGGCCACGTCACTCAGCTGCACGGCCCCAGCCTGGCACGGCCGTCAGACATCTCCCAGGAACCCGGCCAGCACGGCCGCCTCGGCGTGCAGCGTGGTTGCGCGTTCGGGGTGTGTCGCAGCGACGGAGCGGGCAGCAGCGAGGCGCTCGTCGATCTCGCCGTGCAGCAGTTCGCGGATCTCGGCGTCGGACAGCTCGCGACGCGCGGCCTCCGCGGCGCCCAGTCCGGCGACGGCGTTGGCTATCGCGCCGCGGGACAGTCTGTCCGGCAGGGCGGGTACGGCTTCGGCGTTGTCGATCGCACTCAGTGCGCAGCGCAACGCCGAAACGCGGGTGGCGTCCCGGTTCTTTCGTGCGGCAAGCAGCTCGTCGCGCAGCTTGGCTCGCCAGAGAGTTGCGTGCGACATGGCATGCCAACCTAGGCGCGAGAGACCGCATTTGCACATGATTTTCCGGCGTGTCGACGTTCAGACGCGGTCACTCGGGGGGGGGGGGCGGGAGCTACCGGGTTACCGCACCGCGAACTGCACCGAGTGCCACCCGGTGGCGCCGTCGGGAACCGGGTCGGCGATGTCGGGCGTCTGCACCGCGCCGGTGTTGTCGGTGGCGCGCACGGTGATGGTGTGCAGGCCGGACTCGGTGGCCTGCCAGTTGAAGCTCCACAGCCGCCAGGTGTCGTTGGAGTACGACGCGCCGAGGTCGGCGGGCTGCCAGGCGCCCTGCGTGGTCGGCCCGTCGATGCGGACCTCCACCGCCCGCACGCCACGGTGCTGCGCCCACGCGATGCCGCCGAACGTCACGGGACCCTTGGCGACGTCCTGCCCGCTGCGTGGCACATCGATGCGGGACTCCGTCTTGATGGGCCCCTTCGCCGACCAGCCGTGCTGCGTCCAGAACGCCTCGGCCTCGTCGAACCGCGTCAGCTCCAAGTCGACCACCCACTTGGTTGCCGACACATAGCCGTACAGGCCGGGCACCACGAGTCGGGCCGGATAGCCGTGCTCGGTGGGCAGCGGCTGACCGTTCATCGCGACCGCCAGCAGCGCGTCACGCGTGTCGGTGAGCGCCTCGACAGGTGTGCCTGCGGTGAACCCGTCGATCGACGTCGACAGCACCATGTCGGCGTCCGGATGCACACCGGCCTCAGCCAGCAGGTCACGCACCCGGTATCCCGTCCACGCGGCGTTCGAAATGAGGTCGCCGCCAACGGGATTCGACACACATGTCAGGGTCACCAGCTTCTCGACGGCGTCGAACCGGTCGAGGTCCTCGAAGTGGAAGGTGATCTCGCGGTCCACCATGCCGTGAATCTTCAGTTGCCACTCGGAGCGAGCCAGCTGCGGCACCGTCAACGCGGTGTCGATCCGGTAGAAATCGGCGTTGCTGGTGACAAACGACGGCAGCGCAACACCTTTGGGCTGCACTGTCGGCGGCACCGGCGGGGCGGCCACGTCGACGCGCGGCAGTGCGAAGGAGTTGCGATCACCCGACACCGACGACAGCATCCGCGTCAGCACCACGCCTGCGACGCCGCTGAGCGCTCCGGCGCCGAGAAATCCCATCGTCACCAACGACAATCGGCGACCGCGGTCGGGGGCGTCAGAGTCGCGGGAGTCACCGGACTCCGATGCGTCGGCGAACCGCCCGGAGACGAGCAGCCGCAGCACCGCGACACCGCACACCGTGCCGATCACAGTGGGCACGATGTCTGCCGGCGTCGCGCCCGCACGCGAAAGCACCGCCGCGCACCCGAGGATGCCCGCGACGACGATGGCGATGCTGCCCACCGGGACGCGTCGCGTCTCCCACCGCGCGGTCACCGCCGCGATGAGCGCGATGACCCCGAGGATGAGGACCGACAGGAAGAGCTTGTCCGCGGTGCCGAAGGTCTGAATCGTCCACTCTTTGACCGGACCCGGCGTCAGGTCGATGATCGCCGACCCGACCGCGGTGCGCGCGTCGGCCTGCGGGCCGAACGCCACCGCGATCAATTGGGTGACACCGAGGGCGACGGCAGCGGCCGCGATGCCGGCCATCATCCGCTTGTCGGCCGCAGGTTCGGACATAGCCAAAACCTACCTGCGCGACCCGGCGGCAGACCTTACGAAGTCGTGACGGCGACGGTGCGCCCGAAAGCCTTACCGAATGCGCGATGAGCTAAGTTGCCTTTACGGTTTGACCACCTTTTGGAAAGGCAGCTGAATGGAGATCGAGGGCAAGAAGGCCGTCATCGTCGGTGGGGCGTCCGGCTTCGGAAAGGCGACCGCCGAATTGTTGGCCAAGCGCGGCGCCAGTGTGGCGGTGCTGGATCGGCCGCAGTCGAAGGGCAAGGACGTCGCCGACGCCATCGGTGGTTCGTTCTTCGAGGTGGACGTCACCGACTTCGACGGTACGGAGACCGTGCTGCAGCAGGCGGTGGACGCACTCGGCGCCCTCCACATCATCGTGACCACCGCCGGTGGCGGAATCGGCGAGCGCACCGTCAAGAAGGACGGGCCGCACAGCCTGGAGTCCTTCCGCAGAACCGTCGACCTCAACCTGATCGGCACCTTCAACATCAGCCGGCTGGCGGCGTGGCAGATGAGCAAGCAGGACCTCGTCGACGACGAGCAGGAAGAGCGCGGCGTCATCATCAACACGGCGTCGATCGCCGCGTTCGAGGGCCAGATCGGCCAGGTCGCCTACACCGCGTCCAAGGCCGCGATCGCGGGTATGTGCCTGACCATGGCGCGTGATCTGGGCAGCCTCGGCATCCGGGCACTCGCGATC
It contains:
- a CDS encoding SDR family NAD(P)-dependent oxidoreductase, yielding MEIEGKKAVIVGGASGFGKATAELLAKRGASVAVLDRPQSKGKDVADAIGGSFFEVDVTDFDGTETVLQQAVDALGALHIIVTTAGGGIGERTVKKDGPHSLESFRRTVDLNLIGTFNISRLAAWQMSKQDLVDDEQEERGVIINTASIAAFEGQIGQVAYTASKAAIAGMCLTMARDLGSLGIRALAIAPSLFATGLTEGIPDDFAKALTKDAAFPKRLGKPEEYAKLVAAIVENPMLNGQCLRLDAGQRFAPK
- a CDS encoding molybdopterin-dependent oxidoreductase: MSEPAADKRMMAGIAAAAVALGVTQLIAVAFGPQADARTAVGSAIIDLTPGPVKEWTIQTFGTADKLFLSVLILGVIALIAAVTARWETRRVPVGSIAIVVAGILGCAAVLSRAGATPADIVPTVIGTVCGVAVLRLLVSGRFADASESGDSRDSDAPDRGRRLSLVTMGFLGAGALSGVAGVVLTRMLSSVSGDRNSFALPRVDVAAPPVPPTVQPKGVALPSFVTSNADFYRIDTALTVPQLARSEWQLKIHGMVDREITFHFEDLDRFDAVEKLVTLTCVSNPVGGDLISNAAWTGYRVRDLLAEAGVHPDADMVLSTSIDGFTAGTPVEALTDTRDALLAVAMNGQPLPTEHGYPARLVVPGLYGYVSATKWVVDLELTRFDEAEAFWTQHGWSAKGPIKTESRIDVPRSGQDVAKGPVTFGGIAWAQHRGVRAVEVRIDGPTTQGAWQPADLGASYSNDTWRLWSFNWQATESGLHTITVRATDNTGAVQTPDIADPVPDGATGWHSVQFAVR
- a CDS encoding glutamyl-tRNA amidotransferase produces the protein MSHATLWRAKLRDELLAARKNRDATRVSALRCALSAIDNAEAVPALPDRLSRGAIANAVAGLGAAEAARRELSDAEIRELLHGEIDERLAAARSVAATHPERATTLHAEAAVLAGFLGDV